Proteins from one Oenanthe melanoleuca isolate GR-GAL-2019-014 chromosome 1, OMel1.0, whole genome shotgun sequence genomic window:
- the VPS26C gene encoding vacuolar protein sorting-associated protein 26C: protein MWRGRGSRAPPGSREAVSRDGAMGTTLDVRVKRAGKVYRDGEVLSGVVVITSKDTVQHQGISLTMEGSVNLQLSAKNVGVFEAFCNTAKPIQIINSTIEMVKPGKLPSGKTEIPFEFPLQMKGNKVLYETYHGVFVNIQYTLRCDMRRSLLAKDLTKTCEFIVHSLSQKGKLLPSPVDFTITPETLQNVKERASLPKFLIRGHLNSTNCVITQPLTGELVVESAEAAVKSIELQLVRVETCGCAEGYARDATEIQNIQIADGDVCRGLPIPIHMVFPRLFTCPTLETTNFKVEFEVNIVVLLQDDHLITENFPLKLCRM, encoded by the exons ATGTGGAGGGGGCGGGGCTCCCGCGCACCTCCCGGGTCACGTGAGGCGGTGTCACGTGACGGCGCGATGGGGACGACGCTGGACGTGCGGGTGAAGCGCGCCGGGAAGGTTTATCGCGATGGG GAAGTTCTCTCTGGAGTGGTGGTCATAACCAGCAAGGACACAGTGCAGCACCAAGGGATCTCATTAACCATGGAGGGCTCAGTAAATCTGCAGCTCAGTGCCAAAAATGTGGGGGTGTTTGAGGCCTTCTGCAACACTGCCAAG CCTATTCAGATTATCAACAGCACCATTGAAATGGTGAAACCTGGGAAGCTCCCCAGTGGCAAGACAGAAATTCCCTTTGAATTCCCACTGCAGATGAAGGGCAACAAAGTTCTGTACGAGACATATCACGGAGTCTTTGTCAATATCCAG TACACCCTGCGCTGTGACATGAGACGCTCCCTGCTGGCAAAGGACCTGACCAAGACCTGTGAGTTCATTGTCCACTCCCTG TCACAGAAAGGGAAGCTGCTGCCAAGCCCTGTGGACTTCACCATTACTCCTGAAACTCTGCAAAATGTTAAAGAg AGAGCCtcccttcccaaattcctgatcAGAGGGCACCTGAACTCCACCAACTGTGTGATCACTCAGCCCCTGACAGGGGAGCTGGTGGTGGAGAGCGCCGAGGCGGCCGTCAAGAGCATCGAGCTGCAGCTCGTGCGCGTGGAGACCTGTG GGTGTGCTGAGGGCTATGCCAGGGATGCCACAGAGATCCAGAACATCCAGATCGCCGACGGCGACGTCTGCAGGGgcctccccatccccatccacaTGGTGTTCCCCAGGCTCTTCACCTGCCCCACCCTGGAAACAACCAACTTCAAAGTGG aaTTTGAAGTGAATATCGTGGTCCTTCTGCAGGACGACCATCTCATCACAGAGAACTTCCCCCTGAAGCTCTGCAGGATGTGA